In the genome of Saccharomonospora viridis DSM 43017, one region contains:
- the prcB gene encoding proteasome subunit beta, with product MEHTPRNAGFALPAAYMSTMTSSFIDFLKAEAPDLLPRARVENMPAVPGGGSAFEPPHGTTIVASTFNGGVLIAGDRRATTGNTIASRDLEKVYVTDAYSAVGIAGTAGIALELVRLYTVELAHYEKIEGVSLSLDGKANKLANMVKGNLDGALAGLAVLPLFVGYDIDADDPKRAGRIVSFDVTGGRYEENAGYHAIGSGAVYAKSSLKKLYDPEADADTAVRTAIEALYDAADDDTATGGPDLVRRIYPTVVTITAEHGAVMLPQEETASIAESVVRERSERPGQLG from the coding sequence ATGGAACACACGCCGCGAAACGCGGGCTTCGCGTTGCCCGCCGCGTATATGTCAACGATGACGTCGTCGTTCATCGATTTCCTCAAGGCCGAGGCTCCTGATCTGTTGCCTCGTGCGCGGGTGGAGAACATGCCCGCGGTTCCGGGTGGGGGAAGCGCTTTTGAGCCTCCGCACGGGACCACGATCGTGGCGTCGACGTTCAACGGTGGTGTGCTGATCGCGGGTGACCGTAGGGCCACCACCGGAAACACCATCGCCAGCCGCGACCTGGAGAAGGTGTACGTCACCGACGCGTACTCGGCGGTGGGCATCGCGGGGACAGCGGGGATCGCCCTCGAGTTGGTGCGGCTCTACACGGTGGAGCTGGCGCATTACGAGAAGATCGAGGGCGTTTCCCTGTCGTTGGACGGTAAGGCCAACAAGTTGGCGAACATGGTCAAGGGCAACCTGGACGGGGCCCTTGCCGGTTTGGCGGTGTTGCCGCTGTTCGTGGGATACGACATCGACGCGGACGATCCGAAGCGAGCCGGTCGGATCGTGTCGTTCGACGTGACCGGCGGTCGTTACGAGGAAAACGCCGGGTACCACGCCATCGGGTCGGGTGCGGTGTATGCGAAGTCGTCGTTGAAGAAGTTGTACGACCCGGAGGCTGACGCGGACACGGCGGTGCGAACCGCGATCGAAGCGTTGTATGACGCGGCCGATGACGACACCGCGACCGGTGGTCCGGACCTCGTGCGCCGTATCTATCCGACGGTGGTCACGATCACCGCTGAGCACGGTGCCGTGATGCTGCCCCAGGAAGAGACGGCGTCCATCGCCGAGTCGGTGGTCCGTGAGCGTTCGGAGCGACCCGGTCAGCTCGGTTGA
- a CDS encoding ubiquitin-like protein Pup: MAQERIEKHGGGDSDDVEAAAPAGQERREKVGEDVDTILDEIDDVLEENAEDFVRAYVQKGGE, translated from the coding sequence ATGGCTCAGGAGCGTATCGAGAAGCACGGTGGTGGAGATTCCGACGACGTCGAGGCCGCTGCCCCTGCGGGCCAGGAGCGTCGGGAGAAGGTCGGCGAGGACGTGGACACGATCCTCGACGAGATCGACGACGTGCTGGAGGAGAACGCGGAGGACTTCGTGCGTGCCTACGTTCAGAAGGGCGGCGAGTAA